From one Bacteroides eggerthii genomic stretch:
- a CDS encoding GH92 family glycosyl hydrolase: MKFMHCLASVVLASMLGACGEVQNQKIIGRTPVDYVNPYMGNISHLLVPTFPTIHLPNSMLRVYPERADYTTDQLNGLPLIVTSHRGSSAFNLSPYQGDSLRPVIAYSYDDEKLKPYYYEVFLDDAEINVKYAPSHQSALYQVEYGQPNKPAYMMINSQNGAIKAGDGFVSGYQQLQNNTCVYLYIEPDIAPLQTGILVNGKIDTSKKNAEGRNACAVLHFADGTKKVNLRYGISFISEEQAKKNLQRELPDYDLQALAEKGRQVWNEALGDIQVEGGAESDKQILYTSLYRVFERPVCISEDGHYYSAFDGKIHKDNGEPFYTDDWIWDTYRAAHPLRLLIDEETEKNVINSYLLMAEQMGNMWMPTFPEITGDSRRMNSNHAVATIADAAAKGLQFDLKKAYEACRKGIEEKTLAPWSGAAAGWIDDFYKKNGYIPALQAGEKETDPNVHHFEKRQPIAVTLGTSYDQWCLSRIADILGKKEDMLHYLRCSYNYRNVYNAETAFFHPKDKNGKWIEPFDYRYSGGQGAREYYGENNGWVYRWDVPHNVADLIDLMGGNELFIANLDQTFREPLGRGKYSFYAQLPDHTGNVGQFSMANEPSLHIPYLYNYAGQPWKAQKRIRQMLKTWFRNDLMGVPGDEDGGGMSAFVVFSSLGFYPVTPGFPAYNIGSPLFTEAKVTLNNGKVFEIEAQNASDENKYIQSATLNGKEWNKPWFSHDDIKDGGKLILIMGNRPNKSWGSANDAVPPSAEKL; the protein is encoded by the coding sequence ATGAAATTTATGCATTGTTTAGCTTCCGTAGTTTTAGCTTCCATGTTGGGTGCTTGCGGGGAAGTACAAAATCAAAAAATAATCGGTAGAACTCCAGTTGACTATGTAAATCCCTATATGGGAAATATCAGTCATTTGCTGGTTCCCACTTTTCCTACTATCCATTTACCGAATAGTATGCTTCGTGTTTATCCTGAACGCGCTGATTATACGACGGATCAGTTGAACGGGTTGCCTTTAATTGTGACGAGTCATCGTGGCAGTTCTGCTTTTAATTTGAGTCCTTATCAGGGGGATAGCCTTCGTCCGGTTATAGCATATAGCTATGATGATGAGAAATTGAAGCCGTATTATTATGAGGTGTTTCTTGATGATGCAGAAATTAATGTAAAATATGCACCTTCTCATCAATCTGCTCTTTATCAGGTAGAGTATGGACAACCTAATAAGCCTGCTTATATGATGATTAATTCGCAGAATGGAGCTATCAAGGCAGGTGATGGTTTTGTGAGTGGTTATCAGCAGTTGCAAAACAATACGTGTGTGTATTTGTATATTGAACCGGACATTGCACCGTTGCAAACAGGTATTTTAGTTAACGGTAAGATAGATACTTCTAAAAAAAATGCAGAAGGCCGTAACGCTTGTGCCGTTCTGCATTTTGCTGACGGAACTAAAAAGGTAAATTTGCGCTATGGTATTTCATTTATAAGTGAAGAACAGGCAAAGAAGAACCTACAACGTGAGTTACCGGACTATGATTTGCAGGCTTTGGCAGAGAAAGGTCGTCAAGTATGGAATGAAGCTTTAGGTGATATTCAGGTAGAAGGTGGTGCAGAGTCCGATAAACAGATTCTGTATACGTCACTTTATCGTGTGTTTGAACGTCCGGTTTGTATCAGTGAGGATGGACATTATTACAGTGCATTTGATGGAAAGATACATAAAGACAATGGTGAGCCTTTTTATACGGATGATTGGATTTGGGATACTTATCGTGCAGCTCATCCCTTGCGTTTGTTGATTGATGAGGAAACAGAAAAAAATGTAATTAATTCTTATTTGCTTATGGCAGAGCAGATGGGAAATATGTGGATGCCTACTTTTCCTGAGATAACAGGCGATTCCCGTCGTATGAATTCTAATCATGCGGTAGCAACTATAGCTGATGCTGCCGCTAAAGGATTGCAGTTTGATTTGAAGAAAGCCTATGAGGCTTGTCGCAAGGGGATAGAAGAAAAAACGCTGGCTCCTTGGTCAGGTGCGGCTGCTGGTTGGATAGATGATTTTTATAAGAAAAACGGATATATCCCGGCGCTTCAGGCCGGAGAAAAAGAAACAGATCCGAATGTACATCATTTTGAGAAACGTCAACCGATTGCTGTAACATTAGGTACATCTTATGACCAATGGTGTTTGTCGCGTATAGCGGATATTTTGGGAAAGAAAGAAGACATGCTTCATTATCTGAGATGTTCTTATAATTATCGTAATGTATATAATGCCGAAACTGCCTTTTTTCACCCTAAAGATAAAAATGGAAAATGGATTGAACCGTTTGATTATCGTTATTCAGGAGGTCAGGGGGCTCGTGAGTATTATGGCGAGAATAATGGCTGGGTGTATCGTTGGGATGTTCCTCATAATGTGGCTGATCTGATTGATTTAATGGGTGGTAATGAGCTGTTTATTGCTAATTTGGATCAAACTTTTCGTGAACCGCTGGGACGTGGGAAATATTCTTTTTATGCTCAGTTGCCCGACCATACAGGTAATGTAGGACAGTTCTCGATGGCTAATGAGCCCTCACTGCATATCCCTTATCTGTATAATTATGCCGGTCAACCATGGAAGGCTCAAAAACGTATTCGTCAAATGCTGAAAACTTGGTTCCGTAATGACCTGATGGGAGTTCCGGGAGATGAGGATGGTGGCGGAATGTCTGCTTTTGTCGTTTTTTCTTCTTTAGGTTTCTATCCGGTAACTCCGGGATTTCCTGCTTATAATATTGGCAGCCCGTTATTTACTGAGGCTAAAGTGACATTGAACAATGGGAAAGTATTTGAGATAGAGGCACAAAATGCATCTGATGAAAATAAATATATTCAGTCGGCAACGCTGAATGGTAAAGAGTGGAATAAGCCTTGGTTTAGTCATGATGATATAAAAGATGGAGGGAAGCTAATATTGATAATGGGTAACAGACCTAATAAGTCATGGGGTAGTGCTAATGATGCGGTACCGCCATCAGCTGAGAAATTATAA
- a CDS encoding SLBB domain-containing protein, giving the protein MRRFILLCLLMFTVSSVVFAQRMTDEQVIQYVQEAQQAGKSQQQMSIELMKRGVTKEQIQRIQSEYSGKANVTTGTGGEKAADSRLRTPKKYENKNKNISQENSTLENSNSKKQTIKGLRAKNDQQRDEKEMEQEFGWDGNEQTDYLEYDNFLGKEKKEKKEDPTQQIFGHNIFDNENLTFEPNINVATPNNYRLGAGDEVIIDVWGVSQKTIREIISPEGTVQIENLGPVYLSGKTVKEANNYLKNEFAKIYAGVTGETPNTQIKLTLGEIRSIQVNVMGEVVVPGTYTLSSFASVFHALYWAGGVNKIGSLRSIKVIRDGETVADVDIYDFIMEGRLKDDIRLQDGDVILVNPYQTLVQILGKVKRPMYYEMKPTETIATLLKYAGGFTGDAYKKAIRLVRKSGREHQIFNIDEMDYSVFRVEDGDVLTVDSVLDRFENRVEVRGAVYREGLYQLSGEVNTVKQLIKKAEGVRGDAFLNRAVISREYDDLTREMIAIDLKGLLNGVVADIPLQKNDILFIPSVQDLREETTVAIHGEVADPGTYLYADKMTVEDLILQAGGLLEAAATTRVEVSRRVKDPKSTVFSGTIGQNFSFDLKDGLLVGEGSGSFHLEPFDEVYIRKSPAYHRQQTVTVAGEVLFSGNYALSKKNERLSDLITKAGGISSDAYAKGARLLRKMSEEELRRKEDVLRMAQMTSGGDSISVKKLDLSDTYSVGINLEKALQNPGSDYDMVLREGDMLYVPEYVSTVKISGAVMYPNTVLYKAGEGWKYYVNQAGGFGNDARKRRAYVVHMNGTVSRLKSGGAKEIEPGCEIIVPSKDPKKKMSPAEIIGMGTSAASLATMIATLVNLFK; this is encoded by the coding sequence ATGCGCAGATTTATACTATTATGTTTGTTGATGTTCACAGTATCAAGCGTAGTATTTGCTCAACGAATGACGGATGAACAAGTTATTCAGTATGTGCAGGAAGCTCAACAGGCGGGGAAGTCTCAACAACAGATGTCGATTGAACTGATGAAGAGAGGGGTCACAAAGGAGCAAATTCAAAGAATACAATCTGAGTATTCGGGAAAAGCAAATGTAACGACCGGAACCGGAGGAGAAAAAGCAGCAGATTCACGTTTACGTACCCCAAAGAAATACGAGAATAAAAATAAGAACATTTCTCAAGAAAATTCCACTTTAGAAAATTCCAACTCTAAAAAACAAACCATAAAAGGGTTGCGTGCTAAAAACGATCAACAGCGTGATGAAAAAGAGATGGAGCAGGAATTCGGTTGGGATGGCAATGAACAGACAGACTATTTAGAATATGACAACTTCCTTGGTAAAGAGAAGAAAGAAAAAAAGGAGGATCCTACCCAACAAATTTTCGGACATAATATTTTTGATAATGAGAATCTGACCTTTGAACCCAATATAAATGTTGCAACCCCCAACAATTACCGTCTGGGTGCAGGTGATGAGGTTATCATAGATGTTTGGGGTGTTTCTCAAAAGACCATTAGGGAAATTATCTCACCCGAAGGCACTGTGCAAATTGAAAACTTAGGTCCGGTTTATTTGAGTGGGAAAACAGTCAAAGAGGCTAATAACTATTTGAAAAACGAGTTTGCCAAGATATATGCCGGTGTTACGGGTGAAACTCCTAATACTCAGATTAAATTGACTTTGGGTGAGATTCGTTCTATTCAAGTGAATGTAATGGGTGAAGTTGTTGTGCCGGGCACTTACACCCTTTCTTCATTCGCATCTGTTTTTCATGCGTTGTATTGGGCAGGTGGCGTAAATAAGATAGGTAGTCTCCGTAGCATAAAAGTTATACGCGACGGGGAGACGGTTGCTGATGTGGATATCTATGATTTTATCATGGAAGGCCGATTGAAAGATGACATTCGCTTGCAGGATGGTGATGTGATTCTGGTTAATCCTTATCAAACTTTGGTACAGATATTGGGCAAGGTGAAACGTCCTATGTACTATGAGATGAAGCCGACTGAAACCATTGCAACTTTGCTTAAATATGCCGGTGGGTTTACCGGTGATGCTTATAAAAAAGCAATACGTCTTGTACGTAAGAGCGGTCGTGAACATCAGATATTCAATATTGATGAAATGGATTATTCCGTATTTCGTGTAGAGGATGGAGATGTTCTTACGGTGGATTCAGTTCTTGACCGTTTTGAAAACCGAGTGGAGGTACGCGGTGCCGTTTATCGCGAAGGGTTGTATCAGTTGAGTGGAGAAGTGAACACTGTGAAACAATTGATAAAGAAAGCCGAAGGTGTGCGTGGTGATGCATTTTTGAATCGTGCTGTGATCAGTCGTGAGTATGATGACTTGACTCGGGAAATGATTGCGATAGACTTGAAAGGCTTGTTGAATGGCGTTGTTGCAGATATTCCTTTGCAGAAGAATGATATATTGTTTATCCCCAGTGTTCAGGATTTGAGGGAAGAAACCACAGTTGCTATTCATGGTGAGGTTGCTGATCCGGGTACTTATTTATATGCGGACAAGATGACGGTAGAAGATTTGATTCTACAAGCAGGTGGTCTGTTGGAGGCTGCTGCTACAACCAGGGTTGAAGTGTCCCGTCGTGTGAAAGACCCCAAGAGCACTGTTTTCAGTGGGACAATCGGTCAGAACTTCTCATTCGACTTAAAAGACGGCTTGCTGGTGGGGGAAGGTAGCGGTTCGTTCCATCTTGAGCCGTTTGATGAAGTGTATATCCGTAAAAGTCCGGCTTACCATCGTCAACAGACTGTGACAGTGGCAGGTGAAGTGCTTTTTAGTGGGAATTATGCATTGTCCAAGAAAAATGAGCGTTTGAGTGACTTGATCACTAAAGCCGGAGGTATATCATCGGATGCATATGCCAAGGGGGCTCGTTTGCTGCGTAAGATGAGTGAAGAAGAGTTGCGTCGTAAAGAAGATGTGCTGCGTATGGCGCAAATGACTTCCGGAGGTGACTCTATTTCTGTTAAGAAGTTGGATTTGTCCGATACCTATTCGGTTGGTATCAATTTGGAGAAAGCCTTGCAGAATCCGGGTTCGGATTATGACATGGTGTTGCGTGAGGGCGATATGCTTTATGTTCCCGAATACGTAAGTACAGTCAAGATCAGTGGTGCTGTGATGTATCCTAATACGGTGCTTTATAAAGCCGGGGAAGGCTGGAAGTACTATGTCAACCAGGCCGGTGGATTTGGTAATGATGCCAGAAAGCGGAGAGCTTATGTTGTTCATATGAATGGTACGGTATCCCGTTTGAAATCAGGTGGAGCAAAGGAAATTGAACCGGGATGTGAGATCATTGTTCCGAGCAAAGACCCCAAGAAGAAGATGAGTCCTGCTGAAATTATCGGTATGGGTACGTCTGCAGCTTCTTTGGCAACTATGATTGCTACTTTGGTTAACCTCTTTAAGTAA
- a CDS encoding glycoside hydrolase family 3 C-terminal domain-containing protein produces MKTLKKVLFIGLMAFIVCLARTVQAQELYKNEKAPIHERIMDLLSRLTVEEKISLLRATSPGISRLDIPKYYHGNEALHGVVRPGRFTVFPQAIGLAATWNPVLQKQVATVISDEARARWNELDQGREQNSQFSDLLTFWSPTVNMARDPRWGRTPETYGEDPYLSGIMGTAFVKGLQGNDSRYLKIVSTPKHFAANNEEHNRFVCNPQISEKQLREYYLPAFEACVKEGKSASIMSAYNALNDVPCTLNAWLLTKVLREDWGFKGYVVSDCGGPALLVNAHKYVKTKEAAATLSIKAGLDLECGDDVYDAPLLNAYRQYMVTDADIDSAAYRVLRARMQLGLFDSGENNPYTKISPKVIGSKEHQKVALDAARECIVLLKNQNKMLPLDAKKIKSIAVVGINAGRSEFGDYSGLPVIAPVSILQGIKDRVGDTVKVVYAPWKSAVDGMELIQGASFPEGLKAEYFDNTNLQGIPKVRKEEWINFEPANQAPDPFLPKSPLSVRWTGKLRPTVTGQYTFSFLSDDGCRLSIDDKMLIDAWQGHAIRTDTATIYLEAGRDYRLKAEYYDNRDYAVAKLQWKVPQIGKKTRLDLYGEAGRVVRECEKVVAVLGINKAIEREGQDRSDIQLPADQREFLKEIYKVNPNIVVVLVAGSSLSINWMDEHIPAIINAWYPGESGGKAVAEVLFGDYNPGGRLPLTYYRSLDELPPFDDYDITKGRTYQYFKGNVLYPFGYGLSYTSFKYSDLQVTDGNQEVNVSFCLKNVGKYAGDEVAQIYVKLPERDKIMPIKELKGFERISLKRGESRKVTIRLKKDLLRYWDEEKECFVHPSGDYTIMIGASSADIRLQKVSSITQKSGN; encoded by the coding sequence ATGAAAACACTTAAAAAGGTTCTTTTTATAGGTTTAATGGCTTTTATCGTTTGTTTAGCAAGAACGGTTCAAGCCCAAGAACTTTATAAAAATGAGAAAGCACCAATCCATGAGCGTATTATGGATCTCCTGTCGCGTTTAACAGTTGAGGAAAAGATAAGTTTGCTGCGTGCCACTTCACCGGGCATTTCTCGTTTGGATATTCCAAAATACTATCATGGCAATGAAGCGCTTCATGGGGTAGTCCGTCCTGGTAGATTTACGGTTTTCCCACAAGCTATCGGGTTGGCTGCAACCTGGAATCCTGTATTGCAAAAACAAGTGGCTACTGTTATTTCTGATGAAGCGCGTGCCCGTTGGAATGAACTGGATCAAGGACGTGAACAAAACAGTCAGTTCAGTGATTTACTCACTTTCTGGTCTCCTACGGTAAACATGGCGCGTGATCCACGTTGGGGGCGTACTCCGGAAACTTATGGTGAAGACCCTTATTTGAGTGGTATTATGGGAACTGCTTTTGTGAAAGGGTTGCAAGGAAATGACAGTCGTTATTTGAAGATTGTGTCAACTCCTAAGCATTTTGCTGCCAATAATGAAGAGCATAACCGCTTTGTATGTAATCCGCAAATATCAGAAAAGCAATTACGCGAGTACTATCTTCCGGCTTTCGAAGCATGTGTTAAGGAAGGAAAATCAGCATCTATTATGTCTGCCTATAATGCTTTGAATGATGTACCTTGTACGTTGAATGCTTGGTTGTTGACCAAAGTATTACGTGAAGATTGGGGGTTCAAAGGATATGTGGTCTCTGACTGTGGAGGCCCTGCTTTGTTGGTTAATGCTCATAAGTATGTGAAAACAAAGGAAGCTGCCGCTACTTTGTCTATAAAGGCCGGACTGGATTTAGAATGTGGTGATGATGTGTATGATGCGCCGTTATTAAATGCTTACCGACAATACATGGTTACTGATGCCGACATAGACTCGGCTGCTTATCGTGTGTTGAGGGCACGTATGCAGTTAGGACTATTTGATAGCGGGGAAAACAATCCTTATACCAAGATATCTCCCAAAGTGATAGGCTCTAAGGAACATCAAAAGGTAGCGTTAGATGCTGCTCGTGAATGTATCGTACTACTAAAAAATCAGAACAAGATGTTACCGCTTGATGCTAAGAAAATTAAATCCATTGCAGTGGTGGGCATTAATGCAGGACGCAGTGAGTTCGGTGATTATAGTGGGCTACCGGTCATTGCTCCGGTTTCTATTTTGCAGGGTATCAAGGATAGGGTAGGTGATACTGTAAAGGTTGTATATGCTCCGTGGAAATCAGCAGTAGATGGTATGGAACTCATTCAGGGAGCTAGTTTCCCTGAGGGGTTGAAAGCAGAGTATTTTGATAACACGAATTTGCAAGGTATTCCAAAAGTAAGGAAAGAGGAATGGATTAATTTTGAACCTGCTAATCAGGCACCGGATCCCTTCCTGCCCAAATCCCCTTTGTCTGTTCGCTGGACGGGTAAATTGCGTCCTACGGTTACGGGGCAATACACTTTTAGTTTTTTGTCCGATGATGGATGTCGTTTGAGTATTGATGATAAAATGTTGATTGATGCATGGCAGGGACATGCAATCCGTACAGATACGGCAACTATTTATTTAGAAGCAGGAAGAGATTATCGGTTGAAAGCTGAATATTACGATAATCGTGACTATGCTGTTGCCAAATTACAATGGAAAGTTCCGCAAATTGGTAAAAAGACTCGTTTGGATTTGTACGGTGAAGCAGGAAGAGTAGTACGTGAATGTGAGAAAGTTGTGGCTGTATTGGGCATTAATAAGGCGATAGAACGTGAAGGACAGGACAGATCTGACATTCAACTTCCAGCAGATCAGCGGGAGTTTTTGAAGGAAATCTATAAGGTAAATCCTAATATTGTAGTTGTATTGGTTGCTGGTAGTTCATTATCAATTAATTGGATGGATGAACATATACCTGCTATCATCAATGCATGGTATCCTGGTGAGAGTGGAGGGAAGGCGGTAGCAGAAGTTCTCTTTGGCGATTATAATCCGGGTGGTCGTTTGCCGTTGACTTATTATAGAAGTTTAGATGAGCTTCCTCCATTTGATGATTATGATATTACTAAAGGGCGCACTTATCAGTACTTTAAGGGTAACGTACTTTATCCTTTCGGTTACGGGTTGAGTTATACCTCATTTAAATATTCCGATTTGCAAGTAACCGATGGCAACCAAGAAGTAAATGTTTCATTTTGTCTAAAGAATGTGGGAAAATATGCTGGTGATGAGGTTGCGCAGATTTATGTGAAACTTCCGGAAAGAGATAAGATAATGCCTATAAAGGAACTTAAAGGCTTTGAGCGTATCTCGCTGAAAAGAGGGGAAAGTCGCAAAGTGACCATTCGATTAAAGAAAGATCTGCTTCGTTATTGGGATGAAGAGAAAGAATGCTTTGTACACCCTTCTGGAGACTATACTATTATGATAGGTGCTTCTTCTGCTGATATTCGTCTACAAAAGGTTTCTTCTATAACTCAAAAGTCTGGCAATTAG
- a CDS encoding family 43 glycosylhydrolase, protein MKNYLFTLLALSFVLAGCNGSKQAKTVTLGPNPFITHMYTADPSAHVWEDGRLYVYASHDVDPPRGCDLMDRYHVFSTDDMVNWTDHGEILNSSQVSWGRKEGGFMWAPDCAYKDGTYYYYFPHPSGTDWNHTWRVGVATSKHPAKDFTVHEEFIEMIGMENDCFAMIDPCVFVDDDKQAYFYYGGGGRCVGAKMKNNMMELAEPLRPMEGLKDFHEAAWIHKRNGIYYLSYADNHAENGKGANRLNYATSNSPLGPWTYQGIYLEPTGCDTSHGSIVEYKGEWYAFYHNSSISGKGNLRSICVDKLYYNPDGTIQVVEQTK, encoded by the coding sequence ATGAAAAATTACCTATTTACTTTACTTGCCCTCTCATTCGTATTGGCAGGGTGTAATGGCTCGAAACAAGCTAAAACGGTTACTTTGGGACCTAATCCTTTTATTACTCACATGTATACAGCCGATCCTTCTGCTCATGTGTGGGAAGATGGACGGCTTTATGTCTATGCCTCCCATGATGTAGATCCTCCGCGGGGGTGTGATTTAATGGATCGTTACCATGTGTTTTCCACAGATGATATGGTGAATTGGACCGATCATGGAGAAATTTTGAATTCTTCGCAAGTGTCATGGGGAAGAAAGGAAGGAGGTTTTATGTGGGCACCCGATTGTGCTTATAAAGATGGAACCTATTATTATTATTTCCCCCATCCCAGTGGAACGGACTGGAACCATACTTGGAGAGTGGGAGTTGCAACCAGCAAACATCCGGCTAAGGATTTTACAGTGCATGAGGAATTTATTGAGATGATTGGCATGGAAAACGATTGTTTTGCCATGATAGATCCTTGTGTTTTCGTGGATGATGATAAACAGGCTTATTTCTATTATGGTGGTGGAGGTCGCTGTGTTGGGGCCAAAATGAAAAACAATATGATGGAACTGGCTGAGCCGTTGCGGCCGATGGAAGGTTTGAAAGATTTCCATGAAGCAGCTTGGATACATAAAAGAAACGGTATCTATTATTTGTCTTATGCTGATAATCATGCGGAAAATGGGAAAGGAGCTAACCGCCTGAATTATGCAACAAGTAATTCTCCATTGGGCCCATGGACTTATCAAGGAATTTATCTGGAGCCTACGGGTTGTGACACAAGCCATGGATCCATTGTAGAATATAAGGGAGAATGGTATGCTTTCTATCACAACAGTTCTATTTCGGGGAAAGGTAATCTACGCTCTATTTGTGTAGATAAGTTGTACTACAATCCGGATGGTACCATACAAGTGGTAGAGCAGACAAAATAG